The Marinomonas sp. CT5 genome contains the following window.
TCTGGGTGATTAATAGTCCCATCTGGTTGCTCAATTGAGCCGTCGGGATGAATAATGCGGCCATCTGGAAAAGATATACTGCCGTCTGGGTGCTCTGTCGTACCATCCGCTTTTAAAATAGTACCGTCTTCGTTCAAGACATCTTCTCTTGGCGTACCATCTTCATTAATTGGCGTACCATTTTCATCAATCAACACACCATTCGCGTTAATTGGACGATTTTGCTCATCAATAAGAACATTGTTCTCGTTAACACGTTTTCCTTCTTCGTTGACAAGCTCACCGTTTTCGTTCATCAGAATGCCATTTTCATTTACACGTTGGCCTTCTTCGTTAATTAATTCGCCATTTTCGTTAATCAAATGACCATCTTCATTAATGGCATCGCCATACTGATTAACAAAACCACCGTCTTCGGTAGGAATAATCTCGAAAGGATCTTTCTTAGGCTCCTCTGGCTCTTCTGGTTCTACGTAAGGAACACCGGAAGTCAAACCGGAAATAGTAAAGCCGCCATTACCAGCCAGGTTGATAGAATTATTTATGCCACCATATTCCATTGAAAAACTAATGGTTTGGTTTGCATCTGCACCAACTTGGAAAATACCTTTATAGGTGCCATCAAGCAGAGTTCGACCACCAAATGTAGTGATGTCTGCAATTCGGTTAATTTCTTGAGCAAGCTGCCCCATTTCTTGCTGTAGTGCGATACGGTCTTCATCAGCGTTCGAACCATTTGCTGACTGAATAGACAATGTACGCATACGCTGAAGCATATTGGTTGTTTCTTCTAAGGCACCTTCAGCTGTTTGAGCCAATGAAATACCATCGTTTGCATTTCGGACAGACTGATTCAAACCGTTAATCTGGGAGGTCAATCGGTTAGATATTTGCAAACCCGCAGCGTCATCACCCGCACTGTTAATACGAAGACCTGAAGACAATCTTTGATACGCTGTATCGAGTGTTTTACCACTACTTGTTAACTGACGCTGAGCATTCAGCGATGACACATTTGTGTTTACATATAAAGCCATTTTCTTCTCTCCTAAGAATTTTAACCACAAGACAACCCTCTGATTTAATTGATTTTTTGGGGTTTTTGTCTCTTATAAAAGTTATCGACACAAACGTGGTAACCTTTAATATTTTTTGTACTTTTTTAAACTTTTTTGTTTTTTTATTCGCGTAAAAAAACGTACAAACGGTTATCGAACAAGAGAGGGATAACTTTAGAGTTAAAGTTAAACAAATAGGAAAAAAGACGAACATTAAGTGAATTTTTTAGATAAAAAAGGCGGTACTCACAAGGAGCACCGCCTTAAAAATAACGATAAAAAAATGACAGCGCTTTAGAACCCTAAAAACAAAAAAATGCTAAGAAAAATTACGAGATGTGATTAATAAATTGCAAACCTAATGTTTGCGGATCTACTTCTTTTTCAATAACAACCTCGGTTCTAAGATTGGCTGATTTATTTAGCTCAATATCCGACGCAGCCATAAACGCTTTATTCGTCATACTGTATACTTGACGAACCAAAGAAGGCTTAAAGGATTTATTTAAAGTCAGCACAAAGCCAACACGACCATTAGATAAAGAAACACAAGATCCAACAGGTATACTACCAATACTCTTTAAAAAAACGGTTAATAGCTGTTTATCAAATGCCAGCCCTGATTCTTTCTGCATTTGTCGATAAGCTTTAATCGGTCCCATTGAAGGCTTATGAGATTGCTCCGAAGTCATTGCATCGTAAGCGTCAATAATAGCGGCAATTTTGCCATATACAGAAATTTCTTGGTCTAATTTACCTTCT
Protein-coding sequences here:
- a CDS encoding flagellin translates to MEYGGINNSINLAGNGGFTISGLTSGVPYVEPEEPEEPKKDPFEIIPTEDGGFVNQYGDAINEDGHLINENGELINEEGQRVNENGILMNENGELVNEEGKRVNENNVLIDEQNRPINANGVLIDENGTPINEDGTPREDVLNEDGTILKADGTTEHPDGSISFPDGRIIHPDGSIEQPDGTINHPDGSVTQPDGTVIEAEKKYGTPLVTADSVSITDVKNSQSMIAMLDTMIQAVDSKRAELGAVQNRFSSTVNNLSSISENVAAARSRVRDADYAAETASLTSSQIIQQASSTILAQANQRPQAALALLGN